The Podarcis raffonei isolate rPodRaf1 chromosome Z, rPodRaf1.pri, whole genome shotgun sequence genome segment CAGTGGAACTGACTGCCTTAAGGGGTAGCAGGTCTCCTTTTGCTGGAGTTTTTAAGGCAGGGCTGGGCACTCCTCCATTAGGGATGCAAGAGTTTCATCTTGCACTGTGGATCCTGCACTGAACAGGGGCTTGGATCAGATAAAAACCCTTTCTTCCACATTCCGTGGAGGAGCCTTACGGCTTACCAAGGGAGCAACTGTGTTGGGAGCCATTAGAAAGCTCAGTGTTAGAAAAGACTCCTCTGCCTCACTTGCAGGTGGTCTCTGCTtctgtccccagcatctccagatgagGCTGAGTTGGCCCTGTCTGAAACATTGCCGaacaatgtagacaatactgagctagatgagccattggcctgacttGATAATATGGCAACTTATTTAAATTAGCCCTTTATTCAGAACTATACAGAGTAGGATCTTACTTCCAGGGAAGAactgtagctcagcggtagagcacctgctttgcatgcagaaagtcccagcttTCGACccccagcctctccaggtagagctgggaaagacgCCTTTCCAAaagcctgaagagctgctgccaatcagtgcagacaacactgagttgGATGGGACAAGCATCTGACCCTGTATAAAGCAGGTTGCTATGCTCAGAATAACTGTCACTTCTTATATAAATTCAAGTGATGTTATTGCAACATTAAGAGGGGCAGAAGTTCATTGGTTGAGACAATCTTCCCTTAAACTGCTGGTTCGTGTTTGCTTCAGCCTGTGTGTCTCTTCTTTATAGATCCAGACTCTCAAAGAGCATGCACAGTGCTCTTGTGGTTGCCTGGTTCTCTTCTGTTTACCTGACCTACCACACATTCCGACCGCTCACCTACGGGAAGCCTCCGCTCACCAAAAGTCAGCTCCAGGACCTACGCTGGAAGGACAGCTGGGACATCTTGATCAGCAAACACTAGTCTTGCAAGACGGGCAACAACTTAGCCCACTGATCATGTCTGCAAACACATGTACTCTGATTGCTTGATGTGAGGACTTAGAACAGGGGAGGCCTGTCTTGTTCGCCCACCTGAAGCAAAACGGGACGTCATCGGCCCTGCTGCAAAAACCTTGCTTACTGAGGTTGGGCAGCTGTGGGTTTTGGCAGGGGTGGGTTGCCAGGGTGTTCCCCCATGAagtgaggaaaaaaagaaagagtttggatttgatatccaacTTTATCACTTCccttaagaagtctcaaagcggctaacattctcctttcccttcctcccccacaacaaacactctgtgaggtgagtggggctgagagacttcagagaagtgtgactggcccaaggtgacccaacagctgcatgtggaggagcggggacgcgaacctggttcaccagatcacgagtccaccactcttaaccactataccacactggatcTCACAAGTGTGTtgcaagatcttgccagaagctgctACTGCTCCTTGCTTCtcccagggtgggggtgggggtgggtaccCGTTGGGGTTAGAGGCAAGAATGATCAGGCTGTCATAATTCCACTGTTCATTCAGCCTTGCCCATCCTGCCAACTGATGACCAGTTTTGACACCACCTTTTAAACTgaaatggaatcatagaattgtagagttggaaggggacccaagGGCTGTGTagctcaaccccttgcaatgcaggaatctcaactaaagcacccatgacagatggatcAATGAAAACCATTGATTCGGAGTCCAAAATTTGGGAGTTGTAGCATTTTACTATTCCCTTATGCATTAAGCAACAGGATAAAAGGTGGCATCAGAATTGGCCCACTTTAAAGCAGTATTCCCACTCTTGCTTCTGGTAAACTAGAGTCCAGGAGGTTGAATATGGTTGGCAGCCAAGTCCATCTTTTGCTGAACCCGGATCAAGTTCTGTGATTCTGCGGCACAGGCAAAGTCTTGTTCCTCAAGAGGAAAGGGTGATGGTCTCTAGAGAATGCAGAGAGTGCAGAGGCACTGCTGGGCGATGTCTCACTTTGGCGTTCTGTGTACtgtaaattattttatttgcttgttgGAACTGTATGTATCATTTTAGAATGAGGGTGGAGCACAATCAGTGAATAAAATGTAGACAAGGGAGGAGAAATAATTGGAAGCtgggcagcttttaaaaaaataataagaagagAAACTTGGCCTAGAGTGCTAACAAAGCAGATGGCACAGAGTGATCTTCAACATACTCTTGTTTTAAACCCTGCCTTTTAGATAGAGCCTTCATCCTTAAGGAGGGAGtttaatgaatttttttttttgcccttcaCCCTGAAGTGGACTGTTCTCCTATTGAGAGTATTTTGGGAGGACCTTCTCTTACAGATATTACAGAAGTGGCACCTATACCTGCCAAACATGGGTCTGCTCTGATTCTGCAAGCACTCCAACTCATCTCAAGCAGTGATAAGGAAActgttgccctccaggtgtttgttgCCGAACcacagatcccatcagccctggctctCCTTGCTAGGTCTAATGGGACTGTAGTTCAGAAAactctggagggccaaaacttACTCATGCCCACATTAGGAGCAGGGTAGCTTAGTATTGCAACAGGGAGTGGGAACCAAAAAGGGCTGAGTTGAGAAGTAGGAATATTGCCATTTAGAGAAAGGCAGTATCATTAATTGCATTAGAACAATTGCTCCTCTAAGAGCATTGCTGATGCCTTTCCTCCTTGGCACTGTGTTAATACACACCTGAATACTCAGACCAGCAGACTGCGAAAACTTCAGCTTTTATAGAGGTGGGCAAACTTGCTGGTGATCAATTAAGCAGGGGCATTTGATTAGCAGGACCTGCCTTCTACTTAGTCCCTTAAGTCCTACGGAAGCAGTAAGGGTATAACTTAAGTTTTTCACACGTGGCTTCCCCATTTTGGtttcatttttgttaaataaatcatgacacTGTGTAGTATGTTgtgttgttgttcatctgaggttgtatttacctaattttaagatTTGGTAAGGAatagatgatgataatgatgatgtccTGATATGTAAAGCCACCAAATTCAAAGAGGGTGTGCTTTATTTCCCCCGTGACtctgtatcccaccttttcctccaaggagctcaaggtggcgaaCGTGGTTCTTCCCTCcttgcagtgactggcccaaggtcacccagtgagcttcatggctgagcaggaattcaaaccctggtctcctaggtctttaaccaccacaccatgctGGACAGTTCACTGTCTCCTCTCTCAGCTGAACAGAGCCTCCATAAACCTGGATGGTTCCTGTTGAACAAATCCTGACAACTACTTTATGATTAGCGTACTTGAAGCCAAGGTAGGATTTGCATTGACCATATTCCTTTTGATCATATTATGGaggttcatacacacacacacacacacacacacacacacacaatggaggAAGGAAAAACAACTCAGTCATGTGCCATTTTTccatgtttttttatttattaacaaaGCCAAAACAAACCAACTAACTAAGTCAAGCCTTGCTTTTAGAAAATGTAGAGCTGGCAAGGCCTCACTTTTATCACTTGCCTGGGGGTTAAAATGACTCTATAAAAACCACTGACCAGGTATTTTCCAACGTCAAAACAAGATCTCCGAACTTTGAAAAATGCCACCTGGTAGTGGCAGCGATAGCAgcacaaatgcattttaatagAAAAACATTTTAGATGAGGCAAACACTGTTTACTTAGTGGTGATTACTTATCAAAGAAGCATCTACCACTCGTTAAAACTACAAGTCAACTGGAAGCCGTAAAGAGATGGATTCTGCCATTGCCCACAACTGATCTCAGCGGTTGCCCCTTGTCTTGCTATATAGAGAGCGCAGAACTGCTCAGTCAGTTCTCCCTATGTTAGCTAGATGCAGTCTGTGAAAAGGCAGCTGctttatatttaaaaacacacatcctcCTAAGTCTATCCCTTCGTTACCTAGTGGAGTGCATAAAAACACCAAAGTTATCACCCCCACCCCGGTCCTTGAGAAAGCACCATATAACAGAGAGATAGAAGGGGGCAGGCTACCCCCATGGTTGCCAGAAGATAATGGTGATGCTGGATTTTTTTTGTACTAAAATGATTCTGGCTTTTAAAGCTAATGGGCACCCTTTACTTCTTTCCCTTAGCAGAGAGACAATACGCGGCAGAAGAGAAATTGCACACCATTCCACATGGCCCTTTCCTATCTCAAAATATTATGCAAAAGTCTTGCTGTAATGAAATGAATTTGCGGGGAGATAAATTTGACTTTGAAAAGCAGCCTTCTGGCCATCACTCCTGTGTCAAattatattgggggtggggagagagaaataggGAATAATTTAAGCACAAAGACAATTTGCTTGCCTGTGGCAGACCCACTTTCTTTCCTAGAAAATTAAAAACCATGGCAGGCAAAGACTAGAGAGAACACCAAAAAAAAGGAGCACTTTTCCTTTTAACTTCTGGGGCAGATTTAGGTACTAACTGAAAGGAGAGAAACTAAAAACAGAAGGCAGTTTAAAACCACAGATTCGTCACCTCTTGGAAGAGAATATGGAGCACTGAAGGGCATCCAAAGGGAACCTTGGAAGCGGTCAAAAGTCCAGCTGGTGTGGGAGGGGCTTCCGGCCGCCTTAGTGGGGGCGGCTGCTGGACTCCAAGTGAGATCGTTTGCCGGGAGCCAGCAGTGGGCTGCTGTCTACTTGCTCAGGGAAGGGCCTCTTGGAGGAGCGTCCATGCCCGTTCATCGTCCCACGCTGCCACTTGCAGAGGTCACCATTAAGAATGTCCTGGATATGCTGCACAATGAGGTTTATAGCAACTGCCGGAAGAAAGGCAAGAAGTGAGTGGAGGAATTAATTACGGGAAGGGGACAGAGGTCAGTGGCAAACTAAGCACAGGGTCTGGCATCTACATTATTGCTAATTATTACAAAGGAATCGAGGGGCAGGTGGTGAAAAATTCCAGCTAATAACCATTTCAGAAGTCTCTGCATCTTTGCCTGAAATGAATATACAAAATGAGCCTTCAGGAGCCTAGAACGGCAAAAATGCCTCTTACCCATGTTGTCCACTCCTCGAGGGATAATCACATCGGCGTATTTCTTGGTCTGGAGATAAGAAATACAACAACTGTGAGTCTATGAACAAACCTCCAGAGCTGCCTCTAGTGCCCTCTAGACATtggtggacttcaactcccagcatccctcaaCGTCCCCATTCTGGCTCAGTCTGATGAGAGCTAGAGTCCCAACCACATCTAGAGAGTTCCAGGTGAGGGAAGGCTGCTCTGGAGACATCTGACCTCTGCCTTTAGGGCAGGAAGGGAGCAAGGAGGCTAAATCCATGTGGCCTTTGTGAAGACGCTTCCTCTTGTTACTGGTGTCATTTATGACAGAGGAATCTTCCTCAGATCAGGTTACCGTTCCCTTCCAGGCAACCCTCCAAGAGCCACATTCCAGTGATGGGTGGGACCGGAGGCAAAAGCAGATGGGGCAACCTATACATTTTACctttgtagaaactagcctactatacaaaCACTGATGCACTCAACTCCAGCACCCAGACAAGTGAGAGGCATCAGTGGAGTTCAGGGAAGCATTCCAGCCAGGGAAATACATGCTTTGCAGCAAGGGCTTTGAGAGATGTAGCCTGGGGGAGTGTTCTGAAGGCCTGACACGTCTGCAAGGCTTACAGTTCCCCAGGGCTCACTTTTCACAAGATACTTTGGAGAACAcagcccaccagccccagccaccacAGCCAACAACCAGGGagggatgggagctgtagttcagaacatctggatAGCACcaggggttggggaaggctgtcaaAGAGGCACAATTCTCTCTGGGATGCAAGAAGTCCCTCTGGGTTCCATTCCCAGGAAAGGCTTTGTCCCAGAAGAAAGAGGGAACCACACAATTAAGCTCAGTGGAATAACACAATTTAGCACACAGAAAGGCCCAGATCAACTTCTCCAGCTAAAATAAATAACCAGAGAGCAGTTGATGGGGAAAATACCTCCTCTCTGCTTGAGACACAGGAAAGCTGCTGTCAGAatagacactactgagctaggTGACCTAACTGTTTGACCTGCTTTAAGgccacttcctatgttcctaacatgaaggggagggggaagaaaccaTAAGTTTGATTCCAAGCCAATGTCTATGAAGCCTCTCTTGAGGCAGCCAGAGAGATACTGCGAGGAGGAAATGCTCCTCCACCAGCCTTCCATGCTTCCAAAATGGgtttgagagggaggagggggggttaAAATATTTTGGTACCGGCAAACAGAACTCTTCGAAGGCAGGCTTGACAAACGTTGTGTACTGGGTCAGGATCTGCTCCAGGTCCCTTCCCCGCTTCATATCCCGGAGAACTACAGCCGGAGGAACCAAATAGGGCAGTTTAAAGAGACAAAAGAAAGTCTTCAAGCAGCACAGAATTACAACCACAGTTCAAgtccacaagatgtagtgatggccagcaaCGTAGAATGCTTCAAAAGAGGACTGGACCAATTCATGGGGAACAGTAATGCTATTGATGGCTATAAGCCATAACGTCTATGTTCTGTGTTCCAATGTTGGTGACAATATGCCTtggcataccagttgctgggaatcactgagtctcttgggtttgccaatcagaagggtggcagttcaaatccacacaatggggtgagctcccgttgctctgtcccagctcctgcccacctagcagtttgaaagcacaccagtgcaagtagataaataggtaccactgtggcaggaaggtaaacagtgttttcgtgcactctggtttctgtcacggtgttccgtgttgccagaagcggtttagtcctgctggccacatgacccagaaagctgtctgtgggaaaacaccagctccctcagcctgaaagtgagatgagcaccgcaaccccatagtcgcctttgactggacttaaccatccaggggtcctttacctttacctctgaagAAGCATTTCCTAATGAGAAAAGATATCTTTTTTgatcagggctggggaatctgtgaccctccagatgttgctggactccagctcccatcagccccagacagcatggccaatggtttatGGGATAGCGGAGGCAACATCTAAGGAACCAAGAATTCCAAGAAACCAGGGGTTACCTCTCCGGGAGAGCCTGACATCTGAGTCCGTATCAACGAAAAGACGGAGATGAAACATGTCCCGGATGTCTTGAGTATAGAATACCAGAATCCCCTCAAAAAGCACCACATCTGCAGGGTAGACCATAGTCGTCTCAGGCAGCCTGCAGTGGACATGACACGGAATGGCAAGGTGTGGTTAAGAAAGGTCCCAGTGTGACTTTTCCAAATGCCCAGGGAGAACATCTGGAATGTCATGCTTCCCGTTTCAGCACTTTAGAATGCTTGAGGGgggctggggatgtttagcctggagaacagGAGACCGAGaggtgataggatagccatcttcaaagaactgaagggctgtcacatggaagagggagcaagcttgttttctgccgctccagagggtaggaaccaaaccaatgaattcaaatgaCCTTAGGAAGatctttctgatggtaagagctgttcgccaGGGGAACGAGCTACATCAGGACGTGGTCATCTTTCAGGGATCCTTTAGCTGCGATCCCTGcaattgtagagggttggacaagatgacccttggggtcctttccaactctacaattctaagaccACATTTTGcccaaaaaaacaggaaatgaatACTGACCTGGAATGGGTCACAAAATCGTACGTTGGAACCTCAACCGTTTGGCCATCCACAATATTCTTCAACGTCATTTGCATTAATTCATTGTCAAAAGcatctgtgcaatgcaaaaaaataaagggTGGCCAAACGAAACTGGATCAGCAGCAGAGGCAGTTTCAGATTTAAGATGCACTGCAAGTCAGGCACTATGACGGTGGCACAAAAGCTGCTTCCACGCAGTCTGATCTCATGTACTGAGGACCCATGCAGGCCATGTGAATTACTGGTCCCGTATCACAGCAGCAACTAACAAATAGGGCTTTATTACCTGTTTGACAGGTGGGATGTGGAGGCAATTTCACCTACACAAGGGGGCAAAAGCAGATGGTTCTGTGCAGTGCtagccctgctcagagtagaaccactggAATGGATGGCCTTGACTTAGGTGcttaaatttcagtgggtctactctgaacaggGCTTAGCTGGCCGCAACATAAAGCTATCtatagacagcatcttcaaaggcaagggttgtttttttaataaatacagtggtacctcaggttaagtatttaattcattccagaggtccgttcttaacctgaagcaccactttagctaatggagcctcctgctgctgcgccgttggagcacaatttctgttctcatcctgaagcaaggttcttaacccgaggtaatatttctgggttagcggagtctgtaacctgaagtgtatgtaatctgaagcgtatgtaacccgaggtaccactgtaaatgaatgctgggtttaatttttaaagataCAGACAATATTTGTTCCCAAGATTCTCCAGATCACAGGCTGGAAAACACAAAGTCAGACTGCTGCTGGATGCCATAAGCATAACATTTGGGGGGCAGATGTCCACTCTGAGGGAGACCCTCTTTCCCATCCATAGGACTGCTAAGTCTACTGCCTAAAAATTACCCGGCTGCCCCACTGGGTATACCTGGGTGATCAAAGTTGTACTGTCCCTTCAGGGCTTTTGCCTTCTGCTCCGTTGTAAGCACTTTATAGAACCGATCCTGGCTGAGGATAACGACTTTCCGCTGACGGTGATCCACTTCATTTTGCCCCACCAACTCCATGATTTTCTCACACACTGTTGACTGCCCGGGGAGGAGGAGAATTTTGGAACACAtcagaaaaacaaaccaacctaCACACGTGGTCGAAATttctcagcctaacatacctaAAACAATGAACGTAACACTGAAGTccaggaaggaagaggcagaTGTAACCATAAATTTAAACTGAACAGACGGAGAAGACCCTAGAAGCCAGAAACCTCACAGTGCCTGTTTCACCATGCAAAGTAATGAGGGACTTggggggatttttttggggggggagagcagtggtggacctacattttgggggccctgaagcttgaactgttatggtgGCCCCTTCCCAACCAGCaacgaggtctgggtaaccatTGTTGTCTTCTTCAGTGGGTTGTGCCACAACAGATCACAACAATTTTCAAAGAAATTGTAACTACCGCACCTcacattttgattaaaattgctgtaaTCTTGcatgtcaaagtcactggtgtgaataataataataataaatcctatGCCTTATTGTTTTCTAGTAAtggggggaggaaatgaaaaaTTGGGGAAATTTGGGGtgtcctttttaaagaaaaaaaatgtaagcTATGTGGACTAAACTCACTTTTGCGCCCCCTCTGGGATTAGGAGCTCTGAAGATTAAGTTTCAATAGTTTCATAATAGATCAtctctccctggagacctagagatgtgaggatacactgctctgcctcctttcttttagcaaatgttttgtgccactggggaagtggtaattctgtattgatttgttttggatgtttgtatgcaatgccaataaaaggtctgatgatgatgataatagatCATCATCTGCCCCTGGATGGTGGAGCAGGAATCACAGGCAAAAAACCACTGTGGAGTAGGCACTAAAAAGTGTCAAGACTAGGCCCTGGGAGAGATCAAGGCTCAAAACTTCCCTACTCCAGCCATGCAGcccactgagtgaccttgagccagttccATAAgtgtctcagcctaacccacctcacggggttgttgtgaagataaaatggggcggggggggggaagaagaataCACGTGAcccccttggaggaaagatgagatacAAATGTAAGAATAAATGCAATATgagcatcaccatcatcatccggGACGTTTAAAGGTGCCAGGAGAGATATAGGGAAGATTCTCAGGGATTTGAAGCTTTTGCAAGAATCGCGCGCAGGTTTTTTAACTGGTCCGCAGTGCAATGCAATCAGGAGAATTAACTCACATTCTGTTGCTTTGCTTGCAATAtcgttattttgttgttgtttttgcatttttattttgcactCTGGCAGGGGCGCGGCGGCCCACGTAGCCAGGGAGCCCCCGCTTACCTACCTTGCCGCTGGCGGTGCCTCCGCTCACCCCGATCAGGAAAGGACGCGGGTGCGGCCGCTCCGCCTCCCCGGCGCctggcaggctgctgctgctactgttacTACTACCGCTGCACCCGATGCCATTGCTGCCCGTAGTGGCCATGGCTTGGGCATTGCAGAAAGGGCCGGCCCCGTTTCAGATGCCGCAGCTGCCACTGCCCCAGGACGTACAGACTCCATCTCCCAGCAACCACAGCGCGGCGGGGAGCGCTCCGTCGGCTCACGGGCGGGCCGCGGGGCACGCTGGGAAACGAAGTTCTTTAGCCTCCTCCGGAGAGCTTGCGCAAAGTCGGTTGCGCACGAAGGCGGTAGTGACAAGGGGCGGGGGCGCCGGGGGCGGGGATTTCGGGGTTAGGAGGCGGGGCTGAAGCTGGGAAGGAAGCGCAATAAAGTGCTGCAGCACAggataataaaaaaaagttaaatacttgGAAATCCGAGCAACTATAATCAACCAAATTTAGTTCATTGCGCAGCACCACACTTAAGGCTGAGTACACAGCATAGATTTAAAGTGCATTATTCACTACCACCACCAAGAATCCTGGGTACTGCAGCTTGTTATGGGTTTTGGGAATAGTAGTACTGTCAAGGGATTATCTACAatttccaggattatttgggggaaattatgtactttaaatgtatgccaTTTAGACTTGTGACATCTAAAAGACTAACAATTCATTTTAGCTTATGcaaattgtttattaaatttctatcccacagTTCCTTTCAAAAGGAGACCAGGAGTGGCAGAaatgctattaaaaataaaataaaatatattaaaaaccatTTGTAACATCTAAAACCATCCCTCATCCTCCAGCAGCTTCAGGGTTAACTGAATATCTGAATAGGACTTGGCAGCAGAAAGTAAAACAGCAAACCCCAAACCAAATTCTGAAGCtggggcagcagtggcagagcaagTAGAATTGGAATGGAGTAACCATCCACTGAGCGCTGGACAAATGCCCTTGCACCATTATGATAGGACtggaagcgcctgcacctgtgaaACAACTTAAGATGTGGAAGGCT includes the following:
- the UCK1 gene encoding uridine-cytidine kinase 1 isoform X1; translated protein: MATTGSNGIGCSGSSNSSSSSLPGAGEAERPHPRPFLIGVSGGTASGKSTVCEKIMELVGQNEVDHRQRKVVILSQDRFYKVLTTEQKAKALKGQYNFDHPDAFDNELMQMTLKNIVDGQTVEVPTYDFVTHSRLPETTMVYPADVVLFEGILVFYTQDIRDMFHLRLFVDTDSDVRLSRRVLRDMKRGRDLEQILTQYTTFVKPAFEEFCLPTKKYADVIIPRGVDNMVAINLIVQHIQDILNGDLCKWQRGTMNGHGRSSKRPFPEQVDSSPLLAPGKRSHLESSSRPH
- the UCK1 gene encoding uridine-cytidine kinase 1 isoform X2 — translated: MATTGSNGIGCSGSSNSSSSSLPGAGEAERPHPRPFLIGVSGGTASGKSTVCEKIMELVGQNEVDHRQRKVVILSQDRFYKVLTTEQKAKALKGQYNFDHPDAFDNELMQMTLKNIVDGQTVEVPTYDFVTHSRLPETTMVYPADVVLFEGILVFYTQDIRDMFHLRLFVDTDSDVRLSRRDQEIRRCDYPSRSGQHGCYKPHCAAYPGHS